From Eptesicus fuscus isolate TK198812 chromosome 14, DD_ASM_mEF_20220401, whole genome shotgun sequence, one genomic window encodes:
- the GIMAP5 gene encoding GTPase IMAP family member 5 — MEGLPKNGYGTMAEGSVENNQFASSSSLRLILVGKSGCGKSATGNSILCKPEFETKLGAQTVTRTCQVATGTWNGRDILVVDTPSIFEEKSQDQEMYKDIGDCYLLSAPGPHVLLLVTQLGRFTAQDTVAVRRVKEVFGEGAMRYMVVVFTRKEDLGDGSLDEYIVNTDNHSLKSLIKECGKRYCGFNNRATGEEQREQLEDLMAVVESLEREHQGTFYTNDLYFDAQRLQGCRGGALGEERRIYLAKVQAHVKKQKQDLKEARSHCVSKALLRVGEWMLSDPGLSFFLVICTLIFFALLINLCIS, encoded by the exons atggaaggactTCCAAAGAACGGATATGGAACTATGGCTGAAG gcagTGTAGAAAATAACCAGTTTGCATCATCATCCTCGCTGAGGCTTATCCTGGTGGGCAAATCCGGCTGCGGGAAAAGTGCCACTGGAAACAGCATCCTCTGCAAACCTGAGTTTGAGACCAAGCTAGGGGCCCAGACCGTGACCAGGACATGCCAGGTGGCCACAGGCACGTGGAATGGCAGAGACATCCTGGTGGTTGACACACCCTCCATCTTTGAGGAAAAGTCCCAGGACCAAGAGATGTACAAGGACATTGGGGACTGCTACCTGCTCTCAGCCCCAGGGCCCCACGTGCTGCTGCTGGTGACACAGCTGGGGCGCTTCACTGCCCAGGACACGGTGGCAGTGAGGAGGGTGAAGGAGGTCTTTGGGGAAGGAGCCATGAGATATATGGTGGTCGTCTTCACCCGCAAGGAGGACTTAGGGGATGGGTCCTTGGATGAGTACATAGTCAACACAGACAACCACAGCCTGAAGAGCCTGATCAAGGAGTGTGGGAAGAGGTACTGTGGCTTCAACAACCGGGCCACcggggaggagcagagggagcagctggagGATCTGATGGCTGTGGTCGAGAGCCTGGAGAGGGAGCACCAGGGCACCTTCTACACAAACGACCTCTACTTTGATGCACAGAGGCTCCAGGGGTGCAGGGGTGGTGCCCTTGGAGAAGAGCGCAGGATCTACCTGGCCAAGGTGCAAGCACAtgttaaaaagcaaaagcaagacCTGAAGGAGGCCCGGAGTCACTGTGTGTCCAAGGCGCTCCTCAGAGTCGGAGAGTGGATGCTTTCTGACCCTGGGTTATCTTTTTTCCTTGTGATATGCACTCTGATTTTTTTTGCCCTTTTAATTAACTTGTGTATTTCTTAA